From a single Deinobacterium chartae genomic region:
- a CDS encoding ABC transporter substrate-binding protein, with protein MKRKLLMAGLLLGMGAASAQMKNPDTLVTLTFGDWGTGFDPAYCYDSACGNVLENTLETLFGLQGTSASKIEPLLAAEIPTKANGGISADGKTYTVKLRKNARFSDGTPVTAQDVEYSLERMMVYSTDVGPAGLLLEPLLGSADLIRKGGKVGYDAIDKAVETRGNDTVVFKLAKPFGPFLNVLAFYGASVYSKNAAVKAGDWSGTARDWEKFNNAAEGSSAFAKTGMVGSGPFTIERYDVGKNVVLKRNDRYWRPVAKLNRVIIQSVADETTRIQMLRSGDADMANQNAISNPQLATVEKIPGVKVSKVPILSLVGMFLTHKIDGTGTNYLGSGKLDGKGIPSDFFSDKNVRKAFAYSFDYNTMVKDVLAGIGSQQNTVLVKGLTGYNAAAPKYKFDKALATKYFQAAWGGKVWENGFTLPVFFNSGNTTRQRALEILKRNIESINPKFKIEVRELQFSQILSQSAAHKMTVWLGGWGADFADTHSFAQPFLHSAGNYPQNMNYKNAQLDKLIDQAVAESNPAARTKIYTQIARLGFEEVPLIPIYQAMGTYVHNGWVKGRQLNPMYSSDYYYTISKSN; from the coding sequence TTCGGCGACTGGGGTACCGGCTTCGATCCGGCGTACTGCTACGACAGCGCCTGCGGTAACGTCCTCGAGAACACCCTCGAGACGCTGTTCGGCCTGCAGGGCACCAGCGCTTCGAAGATCGAGCCCCTGCTGGCCGCCGAGATTCCCACCAAGGCCAACGGCGGCATCTCGGCCGACGGCAAGACCTACACGGTCAAGCTGCGCAAGAACGCGCGCTTCTCGGACGGCACCCCGGTCACCGCGCAGGACGTGGAGTACAGCCTCGAGCGCATGATGGTGTACTCGACCGACGTGGGCCCCGCCGGTCTGCTGCTCGAGCCGCTGCTGGGCAGCGCCGACCTGATCCGCAAGGGCGGCAAGGTCGGTTACGACGCGATCGACAAGGCCGTCGAGACCCGCGGCAACGACACCGTGGTCTTCAAGCTGGCCAAGCCCTTCGGCCCCTTCCTGAACGTGCTGGCCTTCTACGGCGCCAGCGTCTACTCCAAGAACGCGGCCGTCAAGGCCGGCGACTGGAGCGGCACTGCCCGCGACTGGGAGAAGTTCAACAATGCCGCCGAGGGCAGCAGCGCTTTCGCCAAGACCGGTATGGTGGGCAGTGGTCCCTTCACCATCGAGCGCTACGACGTGGGCAAGAACGTGGTCCTGAAGCGCAACGACCGTTACTGGCGCCCCGTGGCCAAGCTGAACCGCGTGATCATCCAGTCGGTGGCCGACGAGACCACCCGCATCCAGATGCTGCGCAGCGGTGACGCCGACATGGCCAACCAGAACGCCATCTCCAACCCGCAACTGGCCACCGTTGAGAAGATCCCCGGCGTCAAGGTCAGCAAGGTGCCGATCCTGAGCCTGGTGGGTATGTTCTTGACCCACAAGATCGACGGCACCGGTACCAACTACCTGGGCAGCGGCAAGCTGGACGGCAAGGGCATCCCCAGCGACTTCTTCTCGGACAAGAACGTCCGTAAGGCCTTTGCCTACTCCTTCGACTACAACACCATGGTCAAGGACGTGCTCGCCGGCATCGGCAGCCAGCAGAACACCGTGCTGGTCAAGGGCCTGACCGGTTACAACGCCGCGGCTCCCAAGTACAAGTTCGACAAGGCGCTGGCGACCAAGTACTTCCAGGCCGCCTGGGGCGGTAAGGTCTGGGAGAACGGCTTTACGCTCCCGGTGTTCTTCAACTCGGGCAACACCACCCGTCAGCGTGCGCTCGAGATTCTCAAGCGCAACATCGAGTCGATCAACCCCAAGTTCAAGATCGAGGTGCGCGAGCTGCAGTTCTCGCAGATCCTCTCGCAGTCCGCAGCCCACAAGATGACCGTGTGGCTCGGTGGCTGGGGCGCTGACTTCGCGGACACCCACTCGTTCGCCCAGCCCTTCTTGCACTCTGCCGGCAACTACCCGCAGAACATGAACTACAAGAACGCCCAGCTGGACAAGCTGATCGACCAGGCCGTGGCCGAGAGCAACCCCGCTGCGCGCACCAAGATCTACACTCAGATCGCCCGCCTCGGCTTCGAGGAAGTGCCGCTGATTCCGATCTACCAGGCCATGGGCACCTACGTGCACAACGGCTGGGTCAAGGGTCGTCAGCTCAACCCGATGTACTCGAGCGACTACTACTACACGATTTCCAAATCCAACTAA
- a CDS encoding ABC transporter permease subunit, with product MFNFIVRRLLQLPLVLFGVSILIFALTQLLSPEVRAVAYIRNEKQINQLPEIVRQYGLDKDIFTQYGIWLSNVLQGNLGWSTAARRPVAEALAAALPATIELAVAALIPIVLFGVFFGVWAGVNRNKWQDQVSRVFSIFFYSLPSFVVGITLLAVFYGNLQWFEPGRINTILSLTQGLPSVDGFLVTRALFTGNWELLTDLLKHLVLPVATLTIVSSAGLMRVVRSNVVDQINQDYVRTARAKGLAPRTVTYKHALRNALIPVVTMVGTILYGLLGGVAITETVFNYPGIGAFAAQAAIIVDIPGVLGFALFAAFAVTLINLVVDLLYGVIDPRIRYD from the coding sequence GTGTTCAATTTCATTGTCCGGCGGTTGTTGCAGCTTCCGCTGGTACTTTTCGGGGTATCGATCCTGATCTTTGCCCTGACGCAGCTGCTTTCACCCGAGGTGCGTGCCGTCGCATACATCCGCAACGAGAAGCAGATCAACCAGCTGCCCGAGATCGTGCGGCAGTACGGACTGGACAAGGACATCTTCACGCAGTACGGAATCTGGCTCAGCAACGTGCTTCAGGGCAACCTCGGCTGGTCGACGGCAGCGCGCCGTCCGGTAGCCGAAGCCCTGGCTGCGGCCCTGCCCGCCACCATCGAACTGGCTGTGGCGGCCCTGATTCCCATCGTGCTGTTTGGAGTGTTCTTCGGCGTGTGGGCCGGTGTGAACCGCAACAAGTGGCAGGACCAGGTCAGCCGCGTGTTCTCGATCTTCTTCTACTCGCTGCCCTCGTTCGTGGTCGGCATCACCCTGCTGGCGGTGTTCTACGGCAACCTGCAGTGGTTCGAGCCTGGCCGCATCAACACCATTCTCAGCCTGACCCAGGGGCTGCCCTCGGTCGACGGCTTTCTGGTGACCCGTGCGCTGTTCACCGGCAACTGGGAGCTGCTCACCGACTTGCTCAAGCACCTGGTGCTGCCGGTGGCCACGCTGACCATCGTGTCTTCGGCCGGACTGATGCGCGTGGTGCGCTCGAACGTGGTTGACCAGATCAACCAGGACTACGTGCGCACCGCGCGCGCCAAGGGCCTCGCGCCGCGCACCGTGACCTACAAGCACGCGCTGCGTAACGCGCTGATCCCGGTCGTGACCATGGTCGGAACCATTCTGTACGGGCTGCTGGGTGGCGTCGCCATCACCGAGACCGTGTTCAACTACCCGGGCATCGGCGCTTTCGCTGCTCAGGCAGCCATCATCGTCGACATCCCCGGTGTGCTCGGTTTCGCGCTGTTCGCAGCCTTCGCCGTCACCCTCATCAACCTGGTGGTCGACCTGCTCTACGGCGTGATCGATCCGCGCATCCGGTACGACTGA
- a CDS encoding ABC transporter permease, with translation MNIIRKTLRKPIGMIGFILICLFLIVALFAPVIAPIPPEIVNYGQSFSIPNRMLQDGFSPIPVAPSSEHIFGLAQDGYDIFFGVVWGTRGAFLVGILVTGISMLVGLIVGTLAGYFGGWLDMILMRFTDIVFAFPSLVLLIVIVVLLGRDLVNIMLAIALVNWGQYARIVRSEVLKVRSLEYVDAARALGAIDQRIIFKHVLPNSITSLLVLVSLDIGTVVVTAAALSFLGIGAPAGFPDWGQLINMSRAWLSQPQYWFTWLYPGLAIVLFVVAWNMFGDALRDAADPRSK, from the coding sequence ATGAATATTATCCGTAAGACGCTTCGCAAGCCCATCGGCATGATCGGTTTCATCCTGATCTGCCTGTTTCTGATCGTCGCCCTCTTCGCGCCGGTCATCGCCCCGATTCCGCCGGAAATCGTCAACTACGGCCAGAGCTTCAGCATTCCCAACCGCATGCTGCAAGACGGCTTCTCGCCGATTCCGGTGGCTCCCTCGAGCGAGCACATCTTCGGACTCGCCCAAGACGGTTACGACATCTTCTTCGGCGTGGTCTGGGGAACGCGCGGTGCTTTCCTGGTCGGTATCCTGGTGACCGGCATCTCGATGCTGGTCGGCCTGATCGTGGGCACGCTGGCCGGCTACTTCGGCGGCTGGCTCGACATGATCCTGATGCGTTTCACCGACATCGTGTTCGCCTTCCCCTCGCTGGTGCTGCTGATCGTGATCGTGGTGCTGCTCGGACGCGATCTGGTGAACATCATGCTCGCCATCGCGCTGGTGAACTGGGGACAGTACGCCCGTATCGTCCGAAGCGAGGTCCTGAAAGTGCGCAGCCTCGAGTATGTGGACGCCGCGCGCGCCCTGGGTGCGATAGACCAGCGCATCATCTTCAAGCACGTGCTGCCGAACTCGATCACCTCGCTGCTGGTGCTGGTCAGCCTCGACATCGGCACCGTGGTCGTGACGGCCGCTGCCCTGTCGTTCCTCGGCATCGGTGCGCCCGCCGGTTTCCCCGACTGGGGGCAGCTGATCAACATGTCGCGCGCCTGGCTCAGCCAGCCGCAGTACTGGTTTACCTGGCTGTACCCCGGTCTGGCCATCGTGCTGTTCGTGGTCGCCTGGAACATGTTCGGTGACGCCCTGCGCGACGCTGCCGACCCGCGCAGCAAGTAA
- the rny gene encoding ribonuclease Y — MTILYYVLAFLLGAVISGLISFQLASRKRSELDETLRREAQQEADALRKAAHGEAATIRAEAERIRNDAARIRQEAEIQAKAYALEQKARLEEEINRDRTALRSEREELRRERDEFKRELERLNRRAEQLDARGLKLDQLEEKVEADERRVQERLQQAEEKLRAAELRLFEVAGLSAETAREMILGRLEEELEEERAVRVKAMIEKANLEAKRRSQHIVAQAIQRSASETSAAMSVSVVPIPSEAMKGRIIGREGRNIRAFEALTGVDLIIDDTPEAVILSSFNPLRREVAKHALEQLVTDGRIHPTRIEEVVHKAQEDMKAFIHTTGEEGALEAGVVGLKPGMLQLLGRMYFRTSYGQNVLKHSIQVAHLTGLLAAELGLDPAMGRRAGLLHDVGKSIDREIEGTHVEIGISLAKRFGEPAEVIDAIAHHHDPENSETLYGVLVAAADAISAARPGARRESLEVYIKRLEQIEQIAVSFPGVETAYAIQAGREVRVIVQPEKVSDAKATLLAREIAGRIEQDMEYPGQVQVTVVRESRAVEYAK, encoded by the coding sequence ATGACCATTCTCTACTACGTGCTCGCCTTCCTGCTCGGCGCGGTGATCAGCGGCTTGATCAGCTTCCAGCTCGCCTCGCGCAAGCGTAGCGAACTGGACGAGACCCTCCGGCGCGAAGCGCAGCAGGAGGCCGACGCTCTGCGCAAAGCGGCTCACGGCGAAGCGGCCACCATCCGCGCCGAGGCCGAGCGCATCCGCAACGATGCTGCCCGAATCCGACAGGAAGCCGAAATACAGGCCAAAGCCTACGCCCTCGAGCAAAAAGCCCGCCTCGAGGAAGAGATCAACCGCGACCGCACCGCGCTGCGCAGCGAACGCGAGGAGTTGCGCCGTGAACGCGACGAGTTCAAGCGCGAGCTCGAACGCCTCAACCGCCGCGCCGAACAGCTCGACGCCCGCGGCCTCAAGCTCGACCAGCTCGAGGAGAAGGTCGAGGCCGACGAACGCCGCGTGCAGGAAAGGCTGCAGCAGGCCGAGGAGAAACTGCGCGCCGCCGAACTGCGGCTGTTCGAAGTCGCCGGACTCTCGGCCGAGACCGCCCGCGAGATGATCCTGGGCCGCCTCGAGGAGGAACTCGAGGAAGAGCGCGCCGTGCGCGTGAAAGCCATGATCGAGAAGGCCAACCTCGAGGCCAAGCGCCGCTCGCAGCACATCGTTGCCCAGGCGATCCAGCGCTCCGCGTCCGAGACCTCGGCGGCCATGAGCGTCTCGGTGGTTCCGATTCCCTCCGAGGCCATGAAGGGCCGCATCATCGGCCGCGAGGGCCGCAACATCCGCGCCTTCGAGGCCCTTACCGGCGTGGACCTGATCATCGATGACACGCCCGAGGCGGTGATCCTGTCCTCGTTCAACCCGCTGCGCCGCGAGGTCGCCAAGCACGCCCTCGAGCAACTGGTCACCGACGGCCGCATTCACCCCACCCGCATCGAGGAAGTGGTGCACAAGGCCCAGGAGGACATGAAGGCCTTCATCCACACCACCGGCGAGGAAGGGGCCCTCGAGGCGGGCGTGGTCGGCCTCAAACCGGGCATGCTGCAACTGCTGGGCCGCATGTACTTCCGCACCTCGTACGGCCAGAACGTCCTCAAGCACTCGATTCAGGTGGCTCACCTGACCGGGCTGCTGGCCGCCGAGCTGGGCCTGGACCCGGCCATGGGCCGCCGCGCGGGCCTGCTGCACGACGTTGGCAAATCGATCGACCGCGAGATCGAGGGCACCCACGTCGAGATCGGCATCAGCCTCGCCAAGCGCTTCGGTGAGCCCGCCGAGGTGATCGACGCGATCGCACACCACCACGATCCCGAGAACTCCGAGACGCTCTACGGTGTGCTGGTCGCTGCCGCCGACGCCATCTCGGCGGCCCGCCCGGGAGCGCGCCGCGAGAGCCTCGAGGTGTACATCAAGCGCCTCGAGCAGATCGAGCAGATCGCGGTGTCCTTCCCCGGCGTCGAGACCGCCTATGCCATCCAGGCGGGGCGCGAGGTGCGCGTGATCGTGCAGCCCGAGAAGGTCTCGGACGCCAAGGCCACCTTGCTGGCCCGCGAGATCGCCGGACGCATCGAACAGGACATGGAGTACCCCGGCCAGGTGCAGGTCACGGTGGTGCGCGAGAGCCGCGCGGTCGAGTACGCCAAGTAA
- the recA gene encoding recombinase RecA, translating to MELDKDKLKAIETTMSQIEKQFGKGAIMKLGAETKMDVQVIPTGSLSLDLALGAGGVPRGRITEIYGPESGGKTTLALSIVAQAQKAGGVAAFIDAEHALDPVYARALGVDTDNLLVSQPDNGEQALEIMELLVRSGAIDIVVVDSVAALTPRAEIEGEMGESLPGLQARLMSQALRKLTAVLSKTGTAAIFINQVREKIGVMYGNPETTTGGRALKFYASVRLDVRKIGQPVKSGNDAIASHTKIKVTKNKIAPPFREVELDIVYGKGFDQLNDLVTLASNMDIIKKAGSFYSYNDVRIGQGKEKAMAYIAERPELEQEIRDRVLAEIRSGRNPLEAQPVLAASEE from the coding sequence ATGGAACTGGACAAAGACAAGCTGAAGGCCATCGAGACCACCATGAGCCAGATCGAGAAGCAGTTTGGCAAGGGTGCGATCATGAAGCTCGGCGCCGAAACCAAGATGGACGTGCAGGTGATCCCCACCGGCAGCCTCAGCCTCGACCTGGCGCTCGGTGCCGGCGGCGTGCCGCGCGGCCGCATCACCGAGATCTACGGCCCCGAGTCCGGCGGTAAGACCACGCTGGCCCTCTCGATCGTCGCGCAGGCCCAGAAAGCCGGCGGCGTGGCGGCCTTTATCGACGCCGAGCACGCGCTGGACCCGGTGTACGCCCGCGCTCTGGGCGTCGATACCGACAACCTGCTGGTCAGCCAGCCCGACAACGGCGAGCAGGCCCTCGAGATCATGGAACTGCTGGTGCGCTCCGGTGCCATCGACATCGTGGTCGTGGACTCGGTCGCGGCCCTCACGCCCCGCGCCGAGATCGAGGGCGAGATGGGCGAGTCGCTGCCCGGCCTGCAGGCCCGCCTGATGAGCCAGGCCCTGCGCAAGCTGACCGCCGTGCTCTCCAAAACCGGTACCGCCGCCATCTTCATCAACCAGGTGCGCGAGAAGATCGGCGTGATGTACGGCAACCCCGAGACCACCACCGGCGGACGCGCGCTGAAGTTCTACGCCTCGGTGCGCCTCGACGTGCGCAAGATCGGCCAGCCGGTCAAGAGCGGCAACGACGCGATCGCCAGCCACACCAAGATCAAGGTCACCAAGAACAAGATCGCCCCGCCGTTCCGCGAGGTCGAACTCGACATCGTCTACGGCAAGGGCTTCGATCAGCTCAACGACCTTGTTACCCTGGCGTCCAACATGGACATCATCAAGAAGGCCGGCTCGTTCTACTCGTACAACGACGTACGCATCGGCCAGGGCAAAGAAAAGGCCATGGCCTACATCGCCGAGCGCCCCGAACTCGAGCAGGAAATCCGCGACCGGGTGCTGGCCGAGATCCGCTCGGGCCGCAACCCCCTCGAGGCCCAGCCGGTGCTGGCAGCCAGCGAGGAGTAA
- the thpR gene encoding RNA 2',3'-cyclic phosphodiesterase: MRLFYAIKLPQEFQAPLEAAQRGLRGNWRAVRPDQLHITLAFLPDVPESVSRLLISRGTKVGQQFAPFTVRLRGTGYFPNEGSPRVWFVKADGEPLAELSAALQHDLDLPFDPKPFKAHVTLARKKGPAPRVPPITFDLEWEVRSFALIHSTLHKSGPEYRTLSTFRLRGGSSEPGEQPASSDTSPPEEA; encoded by the coding sequence ATGCGGCTCTTTTACGCCATCAAGCTGCCGCAGGAATTCCAGGCACCCCTCGAGGCCGCCCAACGAGGCCTGCGCGGCAACTGGCGCGCGGTGCGCCCGGACCAGCTGCACATCACCCTGGCTTTTTTGCCCGATGTTCCCGAATCGGTCTCGCGCCTGCTGATCTCGCGCGGCACCAAGGTGGGCCAGCAGTTTGCCCCGTTCACCGTGCGCCTGCGCGGCACCGGCTACTTTCCCAACGAGGGCAGCCCCCGGGTGTGGTTCGTCAAGGCGGACGGGGAACCGCTCGCCGAGCTCTCGGCAGCGCTGCAGCACGACCTCGACCTGCCCTTCGATCCCAAGCCGTTCAAGGCGCACGTGACCCTGGCGCGCAAAAAAGGTCCGGCTCCGCGCGTCCCTCCTATCACCTTCGACCTCGAGTGGGAAGTGCGCTCGTTTGCGCTGATTCACTCCACGCTCCACAAGAGCGGCCCCGAATACCGAACGCTATCGACCTTCCGCCTGCGCGGCGGGTCGTCCGAACCGGGCGAACAGCCCGCCTCAAGTGACACTTCCCCTCCCGAGGAGGCATGA
- a CDS encoding competence/damage-inducible protein A, producing the protein MLTLIAEIISVGTELLLGEILDTNAPYLATELKQRGVRLYNKSTVGDNLERLCAALEGALSRADLVILGGGLGPTDDDLTREAIAAVLGETPEVDSELLAHLEGLFSSRGRVMPLTNRKQAWLIPSAESLPNPIGTAPGWFVRTQGKVIVALPGPPHEMQRMWTEQVLPRLQLPESALFHVTYHTLGIGESNIAELLGAELTQSANPSVATYARAHGVDVRVAASAATLEQARALAQPVQAQLERVLGAFVYGTDRDTLASVIESLLSARGQTVATVESITGGLVADRLTDAPGASTHFAGGAVAYTNAVKLGYGLTPATLSAAGAVSEAAALELARGARQAFGSDWGLSTTGVAGPAPLEGHAPGVAFIGVVGPEFERAVRLDWPGDRRQVKERAALSAMGALLRALKEG; encoded by the coding sequence GTGCTTACGTTGATAGCAGAAATCATCTCCGTCGGGACCGAGCTGTTGCTCGGCGAGATCCTCGACACCAATGCGCCTTACCTGGCGACCGAGCTCAAGCAGCGCGGCGTCCGGCTCTATAACAAAAGCACCGTCGGCGACAACCTCGAGCGGCTGTGCGCTGCCCTAGAAGGCGCTCTGTCGCGCGCCGACCTCGTGATCCTCGGCGGCGGCCTGGGCCCCACCGACGACGACCTCACCCGCGAGGCCATTGCGGCCGTGCTCGGCGAAACCCCCGAAGTCGATTCCGAGCTGCTCGCCCACCTCGAGGGCCTGTTCAGCTCGCGCGGGCGGGTGATGCCCCTGACCAACCGCAAGCAGGCGTGGCTGATTCCCTCGGCCGAGAGCCTGCCCAATCCGATCGGCACCGCGCCCGGCTGGTTCGTGCGCACCCAGGGCAAGGTCATCGTGGCCCTGCCCGGCCCGCCGCACGAGATGCAGCGCATGTGGACCGAGCAGGTGCTGCCGCGCCTGCAGCTGCCCGAGAGCGCACTGTTCCACGTCACCTACCACACCCTGGGCATCGGCGAAAGCAACATCGCCGAGCTGCTGGGAGCGGAGCTGACCCAGTCGGCCAACCCCTCGGTCGCCACCTACGCTCGCGCTCACGGCGTGGACGTGCGGGTCGCCGCCTCTGCCGCCACCCTCGAGCAGGCCCGCGCCCTGGCCCAGCCGGTACAGGCCCAGCTCGAGCGGGTTCTGGGAGCTTTCGTGTACGGCACCGACCGCGACACGCTGGCTTCGGTGATCGAGTCGCTGCTGTCCGCACGCGGGCAGACGGTCGCAACGGTCGAGTCCATCACCGGCGGACTGGTGGCCGACCGCCTCACCGACGCGCCCGGAGCGTCCACCCATTTTGCCGGAGGAGCCGTGGCTTACACCAACGCGGTCAAGCTCGGCTACGGCCTGACTCCGGCCACACTCTCCGCAGCCGGCGCGGTGTCCGAAGCCGCCGCCCTCGAGCTGGCACGCGGCGCGCGCCAGGCCTTCGGCAGCGACTGGGGGCTGTCCACCACCGGGGTGGCCGGACCCGCCCCGCTCGAGGGGCACGCCCCGGGCGTGGCCTTTATCGGGGTGGTCGGACCCGAGTTCGAGCGCGCGGTGCGCCTCGACTGGCCCGGCGACCGTCGCCAGGTCAAGGAACGCGCTGCCCTGAGCGCTATGGGTGCGCTGCTGCGCGCCCTGAAGGAGGGATGA
- a CDS encoding peptidylprolyl isomerase → MRKILTAAIMASLSLSALGPALAADFKPLEPLSNERVLQFKEPAWVIQPARNYRAVLETSKGRITLELYPRVAPKTVNNFVFLALNRYYDGVPFHRVLEGFMAQTGDPTGTGNGGPGYSFFVELDRDYRFDKAGVLGMARTSDYFGNGGQFFITLAPAAHLDGGYTVFGRVLEGQSVVSALTRIDPQAPKAGVKPDVLTKVTILEEQPE, encoded by the coding sequence ATGCGCAAGATCCTGACCGCGGCCATCATGGCCAGCCTTTCCCTGTCCGCCCTCGGCCCGGCCCTGGCGGCCGACTTCAAACCGCTCGAGCCGCTCTCGAACGAACGGGTGCTGCAGTTCAAGGAGCCCGCCTGGGTCATCCAGCCCGCCCGCAACTACCGCGCGGTCCTCGAGACCAGCAAGGGCCGGATCACCCTCGAACTCTACCCGCGCGTCGCGCCCAAGACTGTCAACAACTTTGTGTTCCTGGCACTCAACCGCTACTACGACGGGGTGCCCTTCCACCGGGTCCTCGAGGGCTTCATGGCCCAGACCGGCGACCCGACCGGCACCGGAAACGGCGGTCCCGGCTACAGCTTCTTCGTGGAACTCGACCGCGACTACCGCTTCGACAAGGCCGGGGTGCTCGGCATGGCCCGCACCAGCGACTACTTCGGCAACGGCGGCCAGTTCTTCATCACCCTGGCCCCCGCCGCGCACCTCGACGGGGGCTACACGGTCTTCGGGCGCGTTCTCGAGGGCCAGAGCGTGGTCAGCGCCCTCACCCGCATCGATCCGCAAGCTCCCAAGGCCGGGGTGAAGCCCGACGTGCTCACCAAAGTCACCATCCTCGAGGAGCAGCCCGAGTGA
- a CDS encoding GntG family PLP-dependent aldolase, with amino-acid sequence MTAAHSVDLRSDTVTRPDERMRQAMAQAIVGDDVYGEDPTVNELQEEAARLLGFEAGLFMPSGTMTNQVAIAVHTRRGEEVICPEGAHVYEWELGMMATFSGVVPRFVPAPRGIPDPEDVRRSVRRSVHQSPSGLIVLENTHNKAGGTVLPLEVIRGVRAVADTEGLPLHLDGARVMNAAAALNCEVREITARFDSVSLCLSKGLGAPVGSVLVGSRAFIQQAHRYRKMMGGGMRQAGVLAAAGLLALREGPARLGADHRRARRLAETLLQAGFEIDLDTVQTNMVYARIDRAEERVRAWAEAGVKANAIDERTVRFVLHHQVGDEDLEAAIRVLTA; translated from the coding sequence GTGACGGCCGCCCACAGCGTGGACCTGCGCTCGGATACGGTGACCCGGCCCGACGAGCGCATGCGGCAGGCCATGGCGCAGGCCATCGTCGGCGACGACGTGTACGGCGAAGACCCCACCGTCAACGAACTGCAAGAGGAGGCCGCGCGCCTGCTCGGCTTCGAGGCGGGCCTCTTCATGCCCTCGGGCACCATGACCAACCAGGTCGCCATCGCCGTGCACACCCGGCGTGGCGAAGAGGTCATCTGCCCCGAAGGCGCCCACGTCTACGAGTGGGAACTGGGCATGATGGCGACCTTCAGCGGCGTGGTTCCCCGCTTCGTGCCGGCTCCGCGCGGCATTCCGGACCCCGAGGACGTGCGCCGCTCGGTGCGCCGCTCGGTGCACCAGAGCCCCAGCGGCCTGATCGTGCTCGAGAACACGCACAACAAGGCGGGCGGCACCGTGCTGCCCCTCGAGGTGATCCGGGGCGTGCGCGCGGTGGCCGACACCGAAGGTCTGCCGCTGCACCTCGACGGGGCGCGGGTCATGAACGCCGCCGCCGCGCTGAACTGTGAGGTGCGCGAGATCACGGCCCGCTTTGACTCGGTCAGCCTGTGCCTCTCCAAGGGCCTGGGGGCCCCGGTGGGCAGCGTGCTGGTCGGCTCGCGCGCCTTCATCCAGCAGGCGCACCGCTACCGCAAGATGATGGGCGGCGGCATGCGGCAGGCCGGGGTGCTGGCCGCCGCCGGGCTGCTGGCCCTGCGCGAGGGTCCCGCGCGCTTGGGGGCGGACCACCGCCGTGCCCGCCGGTTGGCCGAAACGCTGCTGCAGGCCGGATTCGAGATCGACCTGGATACGGTGCAGACCAACATGGTGTACGCCCGCATCGACCGCGCCGAGGAGCGCGTGCGCGCCTGGGCCGAGGCGGGCGTGAAGGCCAACGCCATCGACGAGCGCACCGTACGTTTCGTGCTGCACCACCAGGTCGGGGACGAGGACCTCGAGGCGGCCATCCGGGTGCTGACCGCCTGA
- a CDS encoding CPBP family glutamic-type intramembrane protease → MPDPEATSATAPSPLEANRAVLVYLLLVNVLPGLALLAGWPVGLSLLLSAAVALLLTVLVFRRAFAALARSGRLSRPPPPGLTAGSLLLTLPGALGLGLVAGYLLPQVVANTPQLGSEAEGLDLLWLFVAVAGVVPLAEELVFRGLLLGAYERVRPLAVAALWTAGVFLLAHASPVQLLTLIPLSWIAARAVQVSGSLWTSVLLHAVNNLLALGVSQLAAQQASDAGVDEVTLSLALGGLLVGGVCLWIAVRWLRPKPQPYAPGPLVSGSLIAVIVLCVAGLAASLLLPLAPPGG, encoded by the coding sequence GTGCCGGACCCCGAGGCCACCTCGGCAACTGCCCCTTCGCCCCTCGAGGCGAACCGGGCGGTGCTGGTGTACCTGCTGCTGGTCAACGTCTTGCCGGGACTCGCCCTGCTGGCGGGCTGGCCGGTCGGGTTGAGCCTGCTGCTGAGCGCGGCGGTGGCATTGCTGCTGACCGTGCTGGTCTTTCGCCGCGCCTTCGCGGCGCTGGCCCGCAGCGGGCGGCTCAGCCGGCCTCCACCGCCGGGTCTCACGGCGGGCAGCTTGCTGCTGACCCTGCCGGGCGCGCTGGGGCTCGGGCTGGTCGCCGGGTACCTGCTTCCACAGGTCGTGGCGAACACCCCGCAACTGGGGAGCGAGGCCGAAGGTCTGGACCTGCTGTGGCTGTTCGTGGCGGTGGCCGGGGTGGTGCCGCTGGCCGAGGAACTGGTGTTTCGTGGCCTGCTGCTGGGCGCTTACGAGCGGGTCCGGCCGCTGGCCGTGGCGGCCCTGTGGACCGCCGGAGTTTTTCTGCTGGCCCACGCCTCTCCGGTGCAGCTGCTGACCCTGATTCCGCTGTCATGGATTGCGGCCCGGGCGGTGCAGGTGAGCGGCAGCCTGTGGACATCGGTGCTGCTGCACGCGGTCAACAACCTGCTGGCCCTGGGCGTTTCGCAGCTGGCCGCGCAGCAGGCCTCGGACGCAGGCGTGGACGAGGTGACCCTGAGTCTGGCGCTGGGCGGCCTGCTGGTCGGGGGCGTGTGCCTGTGGATCGCGGTCCGCTGGCTGCGCCCAAAGCCTCAGCCGTACGCACCGGGGCCGCTTGTCTCGGGCAGCCTGATCGCGGTGATCGTGCTGTGCGTTGCCGGACTCGCAGCCAGCTTGCTGCTGCCCCTCGCGCCGCCCGGCGGCTGA